A stretch of the Argentina anserina chromosome 6, drPotAnse1.1, whole genome shotgun sequence genome encodes the following:
- the LOC126797434 gene encoding uncharacterized protein LOC126797434, whose translation MRSYTTWSKHGEVADHEPTYDRTSGGSFEPDHLNPAINILHDSFPTFAPTHEEDAIYDTTTDTVHVLPYTNTHDYDKYTRLLARVQIPLYDGSPQTVLGTILSQMQLKVKNRWSNEAFDNMLKNVKNMLPQPNNLPDSYYKVHKILGDLGLGYDKIHACKNDCVLFYKTRAELDECPICFESRWKEGTVKENSVPVKVLRHFPLIPRLKRLYMSRHTSSEMRWHGERRVDDDTLRHPADGEAWKTFDRSFPDFAADVRNVRLGLATDGFNPFGSMSLAHSTWPVILVPYNLPPWMCMKKEFSMMSLLIPGPKSPGKCLDVYMEPLIDELLKLWENGVLTFDRHSGSSFIMRAAVMWTISDFPGYGMLSSQAVHGYKACPVCLNEVHSDWHAGKVCYLGHRRWLPIDHSWRQDAEGFDGTVEFRTKPRVWSGDEILEMLNSFDFGVLSGDPAIMGTTRPDDMMCFTHKSRFYDLPYWSKSVLRHALDVMHIEGNVANIIMGTTLSLKYGNKDTVKAREDLKKLRIREHLWPIKKGSVTKLPLAPYTVHPTLKRHVFTWFKGVKYPHGYADVVEPIIALCRFFQKLCAKELKKSEVLILKEDIVYILCKLERVFPPAFFVIMIHLMVHLPEQILLSGPVHCTWMYPQESDGAESSTMASTRQHFNLSVVSGEVRHFGTLPNFERLSDPELAEAHWCVLQHCKEAQYFLDEHLKLIKANPRDRRPNVTHKRKFPDYFLTWMRSLRQQNSEWCTPELYHLACKPKHHSVHAGCFVNGVKFVTLQRDINHKTQNYGVMVHGDNFPYYGVLLAVVELMYGNMSVVLFKCKWFNTNPNVPRSTKMDYGMLSVNTETSWYDTEPFILATMAKQVFYLDDPKAGPPWKVVNFMSHRNIWSETTLSGGEELDDEEDNDEVHEPYQEPSPSQICGLDDIRINNHLHFVQGDQFITIPNESTSQNRQGDHGAIVEGNYASEDDIFNESYTTESEANDTEDEDWNEDN comes from the exons ATGCGTAGTTATACAACATGGAGTAAGCACGGCGAAGTAGCTGATCATGAACCTACTTATGACAGAACATCTGGTGGTAGTTTCGAGCCTGATCATTTGAACCCAGCTATAAACATTCTACATGACAGTTTTCCTACATTTGCTCCAACGCATGAGGAAGATGCAATTTATGATACAACTACTGACACAGTTCATGTGCTTCCGTACACCAACACTCATGATTATGATAAGTATACTAGACTGCTTGCACGAGTTCAGATTCCACTATATGATGGTAGTCCTCAGACTGTTTTGGGGACCATTTTGTCACAAATGCAGCTTAAAGTGAAGAACAGGTGGTCAAATGAGGCTTTTGACAATATGTTGAAGAATGTTAAGAATATGCTTCCTCAACCAAACAATCTCCCTGATAGTTATTACAAGGTGCACAAGATTTTGGGTGACCTTGGCCTAGGCTATGATAAAATACATGCGTGCAAGAATGATTGTGTTCTGTTTTACAAAACGAGAGCAGAGCTTGATGAATGTCCAATATGCTTCGAGTCGAGGTGGAAGGAAGGTACAGTTAAGGAAAACAGTGTTCCAGTAAAGGTGCTTCGTCATTTCCCTTTGATTCCGAGGCTAAAGCGTTTGTATATGTCTAGACACACTTCAAGTGAAATGAGATGGCATGGGGAAAGAAGGGTAGATGATGATACTTTGAGACACCCTGCAGATGGCGAGGCTTGGAAAACCTTTGATAGATCATTCCCTGATTTTGCAGCAGATGTTCGAAATGTAAGACTCGGGCTTGCAACAGACGGATTCAATCCCTTTGGAAGTATGAGTTTGGCTCATAGTACATGGCCTGTTATTCTTGTGCCGTACAACCTGCCTCCTTGGATGTGTATGAAGAAGGAATTTAGTATGATGTCTTTGTTAATTCCTGGTCCTAAGTCTCCTGGAAAGTGTTTAGATGTGTATATGGAACCATTGATCGATGAGTTGTTAAAATTATGGGAAAATGGAGTCCTTACTTTTGACAGGCACAGTGGAAGTTCATTCATTATGAGAGCAGCAGTTATGTGGACTATAAGTGATTTTCCTGGTTATGGGATGTTGTCGTCTCAAGCTGTGCATGGGTACAAAGCATGTCCGGTCTGCTTGAATGAAGTTCATTCTGATTGGCATGCTGGGAAGGTGTGTTACTTGGGTCACCGAAGATGGCTTCCAATTGACCACTCTTGGCGGCAGGATGCAGAAGGATTTGATGGCACAGTCGAGTTTCGTACTAAACCCCGAGTGTGGTCTGGTGATGAAATTTTGGAGATGCTGAACTCATTTGATTTTGGAGTGTTGAGTGGTGATCCTGCTATAATGGGAACAACTCGCCCAGATGATATGATGTGTTTTACACACAAAAGTAGATTCTATGATTTACCTTATTGGTCGAAATCAGTATTGAGACACGCCCTAGATGTCATGCACATAGAGGGGAATGTAGCTAATATCATTATGGGAACAACTCTTAGTCTTAAATACGGTAATAAGGATACTGTGAAAGCGCGCGAGGATCTAAAGAAGCTACGAATACGAGAACATTTGTGGCCAATAAAGAAGGGGTCAGTGACGAAATTACCTCTTGCTCCTTACACTGTGCATCCAACTTTGAAGAGACATGTATTCACCTGGTTTAAAGGAGTAAAGTATCCTCATGGGTATGCAG ATGTGGTGGAACCTATAATAGCACTCTGTCGGTTCTTTCAAAAGCTATGCGCTAAAGAGCTCAAGAAGTCAGAAGTTCTTATATTGAAAGAAGACATTGTGTACATCTTGTGCAAATTGGAGCGGGTTTTTCCGCCCGCTTTCTTTGTCATTATGATCCACCTGATGGTCCATCTTCCTGAACAAATCTTGCTTTCTGGTCCAGTACACTGCACCTGGATGTACCCCCAAGAAAG TGATGGGGCGGAATCTTCAACCATGGCTAGTACCAGACAACACTTCAATCTTTCAGTTGTTTCAGGAGAGGTACGACACTTTGGTACTTTACCAAATTTTGAGAGATTAAGTGATCCTGAGCTAGCTGAAGCTCATTGGTGTGTACTACAACACTGCAAAGAAGCTCAGTATTTCCTTGATGAGCATTTGAAGCTCATTAAAGCCAATCCAAGAGATCGGAGGCCTAACGTGACACATAAAAGAAAGTTTCCTGATTACTTTCTAACATGG ATGAGAAGCCTAAGACAACAGAATAGTGAATGGTGCACACCCGAATTGTACCATTTGGCATGCAAGCCAAAACACCACAGTGTACATGCGGGATGTTTTGTCAACGGCGTGAAGTTTGTAACACTTCAACGAGATATAAACCACAAAACCCAAAACTATGGGGTCATGGTACATGGGGACAACTTTCCCTACTACGGAGTGCTACTTGCCGTTGTCGAGTTAATGTATGGAAATATGAGCGTTGTACTGTTCAAGTGTAAATGGTTCAATACTAATCCGAATGTGCCGAGGAGTACGAAGATGGATTATGGTATGTTATCAGTGAATACAGAGACAAGCTGGTACGACACTGAGCCGTTTATTCTCGCCACCATGGCAAAACAAGTGTTCTATCTTGATGATCCTAAAGCTGGCCCTCCTTGGAAAGTAGTTAACTTTATGTCACATAGGAATATATGGAGTGAGACCACACTTTCTGGCGGTGAAGAActtgatgatgaagaggaCAACGATGAAGTTCATGAACCATATCAAGAGCCTTCCCCATCTCAAATATGTGGTTTAGATGATATTCGCATCAACAACCACTTACACTTCGTGCAAGGAGATCAATTCATCACAATCCCAAACGAATCTACATCTCAAAATAGGCAGGGAGACCATGGTGCCATTGTTGAAGGAAATTATGCTTCAGAAGACGACATCTTTAATGAATCGTACACAACGGAATCAGAGGCAAATGATACAGAAGATGAGGATTGGAATGAAGACAATTAA
- the LOC126797435 gene encoding vegetative cell wall protein gp1-like: MVFKILLFFFAILFVITNVSADEFEKKAMKPKVYDDEKIPRIGSSGVGRGGGRGRGYGGGGGGGSDGKRGSSNGGEKPTPERPSPKPTPSPSKPPPKSPPSKSPPPRSPPNSPPKFPPPKSPPPKAPSKSPPPPPPKSPPLKAPPTSPPPPKSPPPKARPTSPPPPKSPPPNARPTSPPPPPPKSPSPISPPPNAPPTSPSPKSPPPKTPPPNGPSPMSPPPNALPPPDAPSPQDEEPPITDYYTSPVDETLMPTDPKPSPEEPPAPDDGDDDSPLPPDDNLPTPTTPAFNTPSDQPGQPGQPWPTEGRPHQAQHDHTDYCQGECKPRCEVDNAEKGCLADCVRKCCDNNGCVPPPGPYDDDIES; this comes from the exons ATGGTCTTCAAAATTTTGCTCTTCTTCTTCGCCATTCTATTTGTTATTACAAAT GTTTCAGCGGATGAGTTTGAGAAAAAGGCCATGAAGCCAAAG GTTTACGATGACGAGAAAATTCCAAGAATTGGGTCGTCAGGAGTTGGAAGGGGAGGTGGACGTGGACGTGGATACGGAGGTGGAGGGGGAGGTGGAAGTGATGGGAAGAGAGGTTCGTCGAATGGGGGCGAAAAGCCAACACCCGAAAGACCGTCCCCTAAGCCAACACCGTCACCGTCGAAGCCTCCACCAAAGTCTCCGCCATCAAAGTCTCCGCCCCCCAGGTCACCGCCTAATTCCCCGCCCAAGTTTCCACCGCCCAAATCTCCACCGCCAAAAGCACCTTCCAAGTCTCCGCCCCCGCCCCCGCCCAAGTCTCCACCGCTTAAAGCACCTCCCACGTCTCCGCCCCCACCCAAATCTCCACCGCCGAAAGCACGTCCCACGTCTCCGCCCCCGCCCAAATCTCCACCGCCGAATGCACGTCCCACGTCTCCGCCCCCGCCCCCGCCCAAGTCTCCCTCTCCCATATCTCCACCACCAAATGCACCTCCCACGTCTCCGTCGCCCAAATCTCCGCCGCCGAAGACACCACCACCGAATGGTCCGTCGCCTATGTCACCACCGCCAAATGCTCTGCCGCCACCAGATGCTCCTTCGCCACAGGACGAG GAACCACCCATAACTGACTACTACACTTCACCAGTAGATGAAACACTGATGCCGACAGATCCCAAACCTTCTCCAGAAGAGCCGCCAGCGCCGGATGACGGCGACGACGACTCTCCCTTACCTCCAGATGATAACTTACCGACTCCAACCACTCCAGCATTCAATACTCCTAGTGACCAGCCAGGCCAGCCAGGCCAGCCATGGCCAACCGAGGGACGACCGCACCAAGCTCAACATGATCATACAGATT ATTGCCAAGGGGAGTGTAAACCGAGGTGTGAGGTTGATAATGCTGAAAAGGGGTGCCTGGCGGACTGCGTGAGAAAGTGTTGTGACAACAACGGCTGTGTTCCACCACCAGGACCTTATGACGACGACATAGagagttaa